A window from Methylococcus mesophilus encodes these proteins:
- a CDS encoding response regulator, which translates to MSGPNPVIVVIEDDPQMRRFLRTSLRSHGFQVFEADTGGRGIIEAGLRKPEVVILDLGLPDMDGVEVVKALREWTALPIIVLSARSTEEHKIEALDAGADDYLTKPFGIGELIARIRVALRHSATGAVNSPGEGYANGGLRIDLLRRTVTVGEREIRLTPTEYRLLAALARHAGKVLTHRQLLVEVWGPTHVEDSHYLRIYMSQLRQKLETDPAKPEYLITESGVGYRLRV; encoded by the coding sequence GTGTCCGGACCCAATCCCGTCATCGTGGTCATCGAGGACGATCCGCAGATGCGGCGTTTCCTGCGCACCAGTCTGCGCAGCCACGGTTTCCAGGTGTTCGAGGCCGATACGGGCGGCCGTGGCATCATCGAGGCCGGGTTGCGCAAACCGGAAGTGGTCATTCTCGACCTCGGGTTGCCGGACATGGATGGCGTCGAGGTCGTCAAGGCGCTGCGCGAGTGGACGGCGCTGCCGATCATCGTCCTTTCGGCGCGCAGTACGGAGGAGCATAAGATCGAAGCCTTGGATGCCGGTGCGGACGACTACCTGACCAAGCCGTTCGGCATCGGCGAACTCATCGCCAGAATCCGCGTGGCGCTCCGGCATTCGGCAACCGGTGCCGTGAATTCGCCGGGCGAGGGGTACGCCAACGGCGGATTGCGTATCGACCTGCTTCGGCGCACCGTGACTGTCGGCGAGCGGGAGATCCGCCTGACCCCCACCGAATACCGTCTGCTCGCCGCGCTGGCACGCCACGCGGGCAAGGTGCTGACCCACCGCCAACTGCTGGTGGAGGTCTGGGGGCCCACCCATGTAGAGGATTCCCATTACCTCAGGATCTACATGAGCCAGCTTCGGCAGAAACTCGAAACCGATCCGGCCAAGCCCGAATATCTGATCACGGAGTCCGGCGTAGGCTATCGGCTGCGGGTTTGA
- a CDS encoding DJ-1/PfpI family protein, giving the protein MNNFIKILALTLFPAISWALTHEELMTLKPNPNVNANGIGIYVYDGMNALDAIGPYQVFKSAGLKTFLIAKNKDQPIVSSDNPSTGLKIVADKSWSEVQQLDVLVVPGGFGGTVMQTMDPEVLNWIKAMDQKTIYTTSVCTGAWILGAAGVLEGKKATTNWYRAKDFLAKYGAKFVSQRYVQDGKYITSAGVTAGADMALYLVNKLFGVKDYTQAVMLDLEYDPKPPVKGGSIKKSKPDVVDAMREMYDWAFDMMYPGYRPQ; this is encoded by the coding sequence ATGAATAATTTTATAAAAATCTTGGCGTTGACCTTGTTTCCGGCTATCTCCTGGGCGTTGACCCACGAAGAGCTGATGACTCTCAAACCAAACCCCAACGTCAATGCCAATGGCATCGGCATTTACGTATACGATGGCATGAATGCCTTGGACGCCATCGGCCCCTACCAGGTATTCAAGTCGGCCGGGCTCAAGACCTTCCTGATTGCAAAGAACAAGGATCAGCCTATCGTTTCCAGTGACAATCCGTCGACAGGTCTGAAAATTGTCGCGGACAAGTCCTGGTCCGAAGTTCAACAGCTGGATGTCCTGGTGGTGCCGGGCGGGTTCGGCGGAACGGTGATGCAGACAATGGACCCGGAGGTATTGAACTGGATCAAGGCGATGGACCAGAAGACGATCTATACCACCAGCGTCTGTACCGGCGCATGGATACTCGGTGCCGCCGGCGTCCTGGAAGGCAAGAAGGCGACCACGAACTGGTATCGGGCTAAGGATTTCCTTGCCAAATACGGTGCCAAATTCGTGTCGCAGCGCTACGTTCAGGACGGCAAATACATCACCTCCGCCGGTGTCACCGCCGGGGCCGACATGGCGCTGTATCTCGTCAACAAGCTGTTCGGGGTCAAGGACTATACCCAAGCCGTCATGCTGGATCTCGAATACGACCCCAAGCCGCCCGTCAAGGGTGGGTCCATCAAGAAATCCAAGCCCGATGTGGTCGACGCAATGCGGGAAATGTACGACTGGGCGTTCGACATGATGTACCCGGGCTACCGGCCGCAATAA
- a CDS encoding sensor histidine kinase, with translation MAAERPDPDALLARVEREQARAHRGRLKIFFGAAAGVGKTYSMLQAARERRADGVDVVVGLVETHGRKETAALLEGLEVLPVRTVEYRGTVVGEFDLDGALKRRPSVILVDELAHTNATGSRHPKRWQDVEELLRAGIDVYTTLNVQHLESLNDDVGQISGIRVWETVPDTVFEAADEVELVDLPPDELLNRLREGKVYIPQQAELAAENFFRKGNLIALRELALRQTADRVDAQMQVYREDHTIREIWQVGERILVCVGPNRMAERLIRAGKRLAASLKAEWLVAYVETPPLQRLPAERRDAVLRMLRLAEQLGAETVTLSAPDMSEAVINLAKERNVTKIVMGKPQRRGWRRWLLGSVVDTIIAEAHNINVYLLGSPQEEAERGRRGAPAPLPGLSARPDRSWLAAYRGYLGAAAAASLCTLAAKAMFGRFELTNLVMAYLLGVIFVATRYGRGPSILASVLGVLAFDFFFVMPYRSFSVSDTQYLFTFAVMLSVALVIANLMANVRSQAKVAAHRERRATVLYAMSKELAASRSEAEIVQIAIRQIGIEFGGRSVLLLPDENGRINYPVSPLAEESVPGIDMSVAQWVFDHNEMAGQGTNTLPGTSGVYIPLTGVDKTIGVLVMAPANLRRVFLPEQQKLLQTFVNLIVQAIERVRLAEQARVNQVQMESERLRNSLLSSISHDLRTPLATIVGSASTLVEGDYALEPEDRRELSRAIYDEARRMASLVNNILDMAWFDAGVVKLHLQWHILEEIVGTVMTRLQKQLEQRAVTVRLPPGTPFVYVDSVMLEQVLANLLENAIRYTPENSPIEIGAEATPFTMTITVADRGPGIPKGQEELIFEKFYRVRHEGPQSGVGLGLAICRAIVEAHGGYIRARNRAGGGAVFTIVLPLRESPPRIEPEAEPVE, from the coding sequence ATGGCCGCGGAACGCCCGGATCCCGATGCCCTGCTCGCCAGGGTCGAGCGCGAACAGGCCAGGGCCCACCGGGGCCGGCTCAAGATTTTCTTCGGCGCAGCGGCGGGGGTCGGCAAGACCTATTCGATGCTGCAGGCGGCTCGGGAGCGGCGCGCCGACGGCGTCGACGTCGTGGTCGGACTGGTGGAAACCCACGGCCGCAAGGAGACTGCAGCGCTCCTCGAAGGGCTGGAGGTGCTGCCGGTACGGACAGTCGAATACCGCGGCACGGTGGTCGGCGAGTTCGATCTCGACGGTGCGCTCAAACGCCGGCCTTCGGTGATTCTGGTCGATGAACTGGCGCACACCAATGCCACCGGTTCGCGCCATCCCAAGCGCTGGCAGGATGTGGAGGAGCTGCTGCGCGCCGGGATCGACGTCTACACCACGCTCAACGTCCAGCATCTGGAAAGCCTCAACGACGACGTCGGCCAGATTTCCGGCATCCGGGTGTGGGAGACCGTGCCGGATACGGTGTTCGAGGCCGCAGACGAAGTCGAGCTGGTCGATCTGCCGCCGGATGAGCTGCTCAACCGGCTCCGCGAAGGCAAGGTCTATATTCCGCAGCAGGCGGAGCTGGCGGCGGAGAATTTCTTCCGCAAGGGCAACCTCATCGCGCTGCGCGAACTGGCTTTGCGCCAGACCGCCGACCGGGTCGACGCCCAGATGCAGGTCTACCGTGAGGACCACACCATCCGGGAAATCTGGCAGGTCGGCGAGCGCATCCTGGTTTGCGTCGGCCCCAACAGGATGGCGGAACGGCTGATCCGCGCCGGCAAGCGGCTGGCGGCCAGCCTCAAGGCGGAATGGCTCGTCGCCTACGTGGAGACTCCTCCCCTGCAGCGCCTCCCGGCGGAACGGCGCGACGCGGTGCTGCGCATGCTGCGTCTGGCGGAGCAACTCGGCGCCGAGACCGTCACCCTGAGCGCGCCGGACATGAGCGAGGCCGTCATCAATCTCGCCAAGGAACGCAACGTCACGAAGATCGTCATGGGCAAGCCGCAGCGGCGCGGTTGGCGGCGCTGGCTGCTGGGCTCGGTGGTGGACACCATCATCGCCGAGGCGCACAACATCAACGTCTATCTGCTGGGCAGCCCCCAGGAGGAGGCGGAACGGGGACGGCGGGGTGCTCCGGCCCCGCTGCCGGGGCTCAGCGCCAGGCCCGACCGGAGCTGGCTGGCAGCCTACCGCGGCTACCTGGGCGCGGCGGCGGCGGCCTCGCTCTGCACCCTGGCCGCAAAAGCGATGTTCGGACGGTTCGAGCTGACCAATTTGGTCATGGCGTACCTGCTCGGCGTCATTTTCGTAGCGACCCGCTACGGGCGTGGTCCGTCGATTCTGGCTTCGGTGCTGGGTGTCCTCGCCTTCGATTTCTTTTTCGTGATGCCTTACCGGAGCTTTTCAGTCTCCGATACCCAGTATCTGTTTACCTTCGCCGTGATGCTCAGCGTCGCCCTGGTGATCGCCAACCTGATGGCGAACGTCCGCTCCCAGGCCAAGGTGGCTGCTCACCGGGAGCGCCGGGCGACCGTCCTGTACGCCATGAGCAAGGAGCTGGCAGCGAGCCGGAGCGAGGCCGAGATCGTCCAGATCGCGATACGCCAGATCGGGATCGAATTCGGCGGACGCAGCGTGCTGCTGCTCCCTGACGAAAACGGACGGATCAACTACCCGGTCTCCCCGCTCGCCGAGGAATCCGTACCGGGCATCGACATGAGCGTGGCCCAATGGGTGTTCGACCACAACGAAATGGCCGGGCAGGGCACCAACACGCTGCCGGGCACCAGCGGCGTCTACATCCCTTTGACCGGCGTCGACAAGACCATCGGCGTGCTGGTCATGGCGCCGGCCAACCTGCGCCGGGTTTTCCTGCCGGAGCAGCAAAAGCTCCTGCAGACCTTCGTCAACCTGATCGTGCAGGCGATCGAGCGGGTCCGGCTCGCCGAGCAGGCACGGGTCAACCAGGTGCAGATGGAGTCCGAACGCCTGCGCAATTCCCTGCTCAGCTCGATCTCCCACGATCTGCGCACCCCGCTCGCGACGATCGTGGGCTCGGCGAGCACCCTGGTCGAAGGCGACTACGCCCTGGAACCGGAGGACCGGCGGGAGCTTAGCCGGGCGATCTACGACGAGGCGCGGCGCATGGCCAGCCTGGTGAACAATATCCTGGACATGGCCTGGTTCGACGCCGGAGTGGTCAAGCTCCATCTGCAGTGGCACATCCTGGAGGAAATCGTCGGCACCGTGATGACGCGCCTGCAGAAGCAGCTCGAACAGCGCGCGGTGACGGTGCGCTTGCCGCCGGGGACGCCGTTCGTCTACGTGGATTCGGTGATGCTGGAACAGGTCCTGGCCAACCTGCTGGAAAACGCCATCCGCTACACGCCGGAAAACAGCCCGATCGAGATTGGTGCGGAAGCCACGCCGTTCACCATGACGATCACGGTTGCCGACCGCGGGCCGGGGATTCCCAAGGGGCAGGAGGAGCTGATCTTCGAAAAATTCTACCGGGTTCGTCATGAAGGCCCGCAAAGCGGGGTCGGGCTGGGGCTCGCCATCTGCCGGGCGATCGTGGAGGCGCATGGCGGCTACATCCGCGCCAGGAACCGGGCCGGGGGCGGGGCGGTATTCACGATCGTCCTGCCGCTGCGGGAGTCGCCACCGCGGATCGAGCCGGAAGCCGAGCCGGTGGAGTAG